The Corvus cornix cornix isolate S_Up_H32 chromosome 26, ASM73873v5, whole genome shotgun sequence genome includes a region encoding these proteins:
- the ST7L gene encoding suppressor of tumorigenicity 7 protein-like isoform X7: protein MPECKVWRNPLNLFRGAEYSRYMWVTGKEPLTYYDMNLSAQDHQTFFTCDTDVLRPSDTVMQKAWRERSPQARIKAAYQALELNNDCATAYVLLAEEEATTIVDAEKYFKQALKAGEMIYRKSQNCHSQSPQHEAQLRRDTNVLVYVKRRLAMCARKLGRIREAVKMMRDLMKEFPLLSMLNIHENLLEALLELQAYADVQAVLAKYDDISLPKSAAICYTAALLKARAVSERFSPETASKRGLSTAEINAVEAIHRAVEFNPHVPKYLLEMKSLVLPPEHILKRGDSEAVAYAFFHLQHWKRIEGALNLLHCTWEGTFRMIPYPLEKGHLFYPYPSCTETADRELLPTFHEVSVYPQKELPFFIHFTAGLCSFSAMLALLTHQFPELMVTFVKAMIVLMIPFLMFSEGFRKPVLRVLWPVSAPSVLASS, encoded by the exons ATGCCAG AGTGCAAAGTATGGCGAAATCCTCTCAATCTATTCAGAGGGGCAGAGTATAGCAG GTACATGTGGGTGACTGGGAAGGAGCCTCTTACTTACTATGACATGAATTTGTCTGCTCAAGATCATCAAACCTTCTTCACATGTGACACGGATGTCCTTCGGCCTTCGGATACAG TTATGCAGAAAGCGTGGCGAGAGAGGAGCCCGCAAGCCCGGATTAAAGCAGCATATCAAGCTCTAGAGTTGAACAATGA TTGTGCTACTGCGTATGTCCTTCTGGCTGAGGAGGAAGCAACAACTATTGTGGATgctgagaaatatttcaagcaggctctgaaagcaggagaaatgaTTTACAGAAAATCTCAGAACTGCCATTCCCAGAGCCCCCAGCATGAAGCACAGCTGA GAAGAGACACCAATGTATTGGTGTATGTGAAAAGGAGACTAGCTATGTGTGCCAGGAAACTTGGAAGAATACGAGAAGCAGTAAAAATGATGAGAGAT CTGATGAAAGAGTTTCCACTTCTGAGTATGCTGAATATCCATGAAAACCTCCTGGAGGCTCTTCTGGAGTTACAGGCTTATGCAGACGTCCAGGCAGTTTTAGCCAAGTATGATG ataTCAGTCTTCCCAAATCAGCAGCAATATGTtacacagcagctctgctaaaAGCCAGAGCTGTTTCAGAAAG GTTCTCCCCAGAAACCGCCTCCAAGAGAGGGCTTAGTACAGCAGAAATTAATGCTGTGGAAGCAATTCACAGAGCTGTGGAATTTAACCCTCATGTTCCAAAG tatttACTAGAAATGAAAAGCCTagtgctgcctccagagcaCATTCTGAAGCGAGGGGACAGTGAGGCAGTAGCCTATGCTTTTTTTCACCTCCAGCACTGGAAGAGGATAGAAGGAGCCCTAAATCTGCTACACTGCACTTGGGAAGGCA CATTTAGGATGATCCCATACCCGTTAGAGAAAGGCCATCTTTTCTATCCCTATCCGAGCTGTACCGAAACAGCAGACAGGGAGCTGTTGCCAA catttCATGAAGTCTCCGTTTACCCCCAGAAGGAGCTTCCCTTTTTCATCCATTTCACAGCAGGCCTGTGTTCCTTTTCAGCCATGCTGGCCCTCCTTACCCACCAGTTCCCTGAGCTGATGGTCACTTTTGTGAAAGCT atgatTGTACTCATGATCCCATTCCTGATGTTTTCAGAGGGATTCAGAAAACCT